The following proteins are co-located in the Pedobacter frigiditerrae genome:
- a CDS encoding DUF4843 domain-containing protein has product MKKNIAYIIALVIISLSISCKKPLDTYSGENSIYFYDSGRLPVYTGEPIKDSTNVSFSLAKSQDSIMNMVIAAIGPVSDKDRPYTLELNPKSTAIAGVHYTILNTSFQIKKNKTLDTVKIKFFRKADMQANTFLLSFDLKANENFATPLNYKIANTTTGRIHSFVTYRWFVNDIIKKPSRWLDVYLGVFTRKKLTLMVTVLGIDPAYLDTNVSIAETAAYGKFMQRYLNEQRALGNNILEDDGSVMIMGASAQ; this is encoded by the coding sequence ATGAAAAAAAATATAGCTTATATAATTGCTTTGGTAATTATATCGTTAAGCATCTCTTGTAAAAAGCCACTCGATACTTATTCGGGAGAAAATTCTATCTATTTTTACGATTCAGGCAGACTTCCTGTTTATACTGGAGAGCCTATAAAAGATTCAACAAATGTATCTTTTAGTCTTGCTAAAAGTCAAGACTCAATCATGAATATGGTGATAGCGGCGATTGGCCCCGTTTCTGACAAGGATAGGCCCTATACATTAGAACTTAATCCAAAATCTACTGCTATTGCAGGGGTTCACTATACCATCTTGAATACCTCCTTTCAGATTAAAAAGAACAAAACCTTAGACACGGTTAAAATTAAGTTTTTTAGAAAGGCAGATATGCAAGCGAATACTTTTCTATTAAGTTTTGACCTAAAGGCTAACGAGAATTTTGCAACCCCTTTAAATTACAAAATAGCGAACACTACCACAGGCAGAATACATTCCTTTGTAACTTACAGGTGGTTTGTTAATGACATCATCAAAAAACCTTCCAGATGGCTAGACGTCTACCTAGGTGTTTTTACGCGTAAAAAATTAACCTTAATGGTAACTGTTTTAGGGATAGACCCTGCTTATCTAGACACAAATGTATCTATCGCCGAAACAGCGGCTTATGGCAAGTTCATGCAACGTTACCTAAATGAACAAAGGGCATTGGGTAACAACATTTTAGAAGATGATGGAAGTGTAATGATCATGGGCGCATCTGCACAATAA
- a CDS encoding RagB/SusD family nutrient uptake outer membrane protein: protein MKKNFIKIVAFVALTITVFTSCKKFLDVQPEDKVLETQLFSTKLGVQSVLNGLYINLAKNELYGDQMSLSTIEILAQRYNIPSTHSLTKVATYVYNESPTNTRLESIWTAAYANILNINAFLENIEKYKGAVDPSTEAIFKGEALAMRAYLHFDLLRLYGPRYSTVDSTKQSLPYYEGSKSSINPLLPANEYMVKVLKDLSDAENLLQADPIITGGVNTAGATETADFLKSNRNFRFNYYAVKGLQARAYLYRGNKVGASQAAKVVIAVADKFKWTTTANALNEKVNPDRTFSTEMIFGVMNTQLYTRYTALFDPNVADAGILAPLPARLATVYESNDNDFRYNLNWQIPSTGVKSYRTFYKYADVVDKTKTFRFTIPLLKISEMYYIAAETEPLAADGINYLNVVRLNRNLINLLPTAVLNTELQKEYQKEFFGEGQLFFYYKRRNITSVGNGSSTANITINYTVPLPLSESQYR from the coding sequence ATGAAAAAGAATTTTATCAAAATAGTAGCATTTGTAGCATTAACAATTACTGTGTTTACTTCATGTAAAAAGTTTTTGGATGTACAACCAGAAGACAAGGTTTTAGAAACTCAGCTGTTCAGCACTAAACTAGGCGTGCAATCTGTACTGAATGGTTTATACATCAACTTGGCTAAAAATGAATTGTATGGCGATCAAATGTCGCTTTCGACCATAGAAATTTTAGCACAGCGTTATAACATTCCAAGCACACACAGTTTAACCAAGGTGGCTACCTACGTGTATAACGAATCACCAACAAATACTAGGTTAGAGAGCATCTGGACAGCAGCGTACGCTAACATTCTAAACATTAATGCCTTTTTAGAGAACATCGAAAAATATAAGGGAGCAGTAGACCCAAGCACAGAAGCCATCTTTAAGGGAGAAGCTTTAGCCATGCGTGCCTACCTCCATTTCGATTTATTGCGTCTTTATGGCCCTAGATATAGTACTGTTGATTCTACCAAACAAAGCTTGCCATATTACGAGGGAAGTAAATCGAGCATCAATCCGCTATTGCCTGCCAATGAGTACATGGTTAAGGTATTAAAAGACCTTTCAGATGCAGAAAATTTATTACAGGCAGATCCAATTATTACTGGTGGGGTTAATACAGCTGGTGCAACGGAGACAGCCGATTTCTTAAAGAGCAACAGGAACTTTAGGTTTAACTATTATGCCGTAAAAGGCCTTCAAGCTAGGGCTTATTTGTATAGAGGCAATAAGGTTGGGGCTTCGCAAGCAGCAAAAGTGGTAATCGCTGTAGCAGATAAGTTTAAATGGACAACCACAGCTAATGCCTTAAACGAAAAAGTAAATCCGGACAGAACATTTAGTACCGAAATGATTTTTGGTGTCATGAATACGCAGCTATATACAAGGTATACAGCACTATTTGATCCGAATGTAGCCGATGCAGGCATCCTTGCACCTTTACCGGCAAGATTAGCAACTGTATATGAATCAAACGATAATGATTTCCGCTATAACCTCAATTGGCAAATTCCTTCAACAGGGGTAAAAAGCTACCGTACATTTTACAAATATGCTGATGTAGTAGATAAGACAAAAACCTTCAGGTTTACCATTCCATTGCTTAAAATTAGCGAAATGTATTACATCGCAGCAGAAACTGAACCCCTTGCGGCCGATGGAATTAATTACCTAAATGTGGTAAGATTAAACCGCAACTTAATTAACCTCCTACCTACCGCTGTATTAAACACCGAATTGCAAAAAGAATACCAAAAGGAGTTTTTTGGAGAAGGACAACTTTTCTTTTACTATAAAAGAAGAAATATTACTTCTGTAGGTAACGGATCAAGTACGGCTAATATCACCATTAACTATACGGTACCTCTTCCTCTTTCTGAAAGTCAATATCGTTAA
- a CDS encoding SusC/RagA family TonB-linked outer membrane protein, whose product MNFYMTFNSGKTSRIYAKILLKLKLTFIILFSFIVQASATTSFAQITLNEKAVPLEQIIQKISKQTGYDFFFNANMLSLTKPVTLKVKNASIEDVLRLCFANQPLTYKLEEKTIILQYAANPPKENREKDIVVTGKVIDENGKPIVGASIRVNGIKDKVAITDSKGEFKITAASEADVLFITYIGYKTKEVKASTQPLTVKMEVSETEMKDIVVTGTGINRSKDSFTGTTAKFTGDELKAIGNNNIIQSLRSLDPSFLQLENNLAGSNPNVMPIIEVRGKSSIPSTTLRDQFGADPNQPLFILDGFPTTLQTIVDLDMNRVGSVTILKDAASTALYGSQASNGVVVIETVKPKPGELRFSYSQDFRFEMPDLSAYNMMNAAEKLEFERLSGRYIPSTGGQPEQEIYLDQLYNAHLANVRKGINSYWLSDPVQNGYSTNSSISASGGDNAFTYGVGVNYRIGEGTMKGVGTDIGGGSTTASGRDTYSGSINLTYRKNNLNLNNITYIRGYSSTESPYGNFSTWVNTNPYYEKSMNRYLEESRTSNGLTLQVSNPLFDAMQPQYNRTKNLEVQNNLNLNYDINNALKLTGGLQITKGNTSTEVYKSPDMSAFINTPTLRKGKYTDTRASNFSYQANLMLTYHTVLAEDHIINANFRNTISESENRSYSSVAEGFPAGNLGNPRFAYSYMEGGAPTASSNVFRTLNSTVSVNYSYRNKYLFDALYRLDGSTSYGSNKQFSPYYSFGLGWNLHNEEFIKSTSWINTLRLTANIGVTGNQNFANISSLSVYNYNSNTNYNVFGQGVSLTTLGNPNLEPQKTRQISSSLEFTLFKNRFTGYVNAYDKSTNPLIVPVDLPSSTGVFNYPYNVGSLTYRGIEAKFTYFPVYNLAERITWSVGIFGSMFKSKYGDIGNSLTSLNKQQENNKTTVRYQDGYSAEAIWAIKSMGIDPATGREVFLTKDGQYTFDYATANIVNVGNTTPVVEGVVSNNFRYKSFSLGFSLRYKLGGDVFNSALFDKVENISFVSVTNNQDKRALYDRWKKPGDLAQFKGISQTATTPISSRFVQKENALTIESVNIGYLLDNSKWVKSLGLRSLQLNAFTNDFYTLSNVRRERGINYPYAQTIAFSLKASF is encoded by the coding sequence ATGAATTTTTACATGACATTTAATAGCGGTAAAACAAGCCGTATTTATGCCAAAATATTATTGAAATTGAAACTGACGTTCATCATCTTATTTTCGTTTATAGTACAAGCCAGCGCAACCACTAGTTTTGCACAAATTACACTTAACGAGAAGGCCGTTCCACTAGAACAAATCATACAAAAAATCAGTAAACAAACTGGTTATGATTTCTTTTTCAACGCAAACATGTTAAGCTTAACCAAACCAGTTACGCTTAAAGTAAAAAATGCATCAATAGAAGATGTACTAAGACTTTGTTTCGCCAACCAACCACTAACTTATAAACTAGAAGAAAAAACTATTATTTTACAATACGCAGCCAACCCTCCAAAAGAAAATAGGGAGAAAGATATTGTAGTTACCGGTAAAGTAATTGATGAAAATGGAAAACCGATTGTAGGCGCTTCCATTAGAGTAAATGGCATTAAAGATAAAGTTGCCATAACAGATAGCAAGGGCGAATTTAAAATAACCGCAGCTTCAGAAGCTGATGTTTTATTCATCACCTACATTGGTTACAAAACTAAAGAGGTTAAAGCTAGTACCCAACCCCTAACTGTAAAAATGGAGGTTTCAGAAACCGAGATGAAAGACATCGTCGTTACAGGAACTGGAATTAATCGATCTAAAGATAGTTTTACAGGAACTACGGCCAAATTTACAGGTGATGAGCTAAAAGCAATTGGCAACAATAACATCATACAAAGTTTAAGGTCGCTAGACCCATCATTTCTACAATTGGAAAATAACTTGGCGGGTTCTAATCCAAACGTGATGCCAATAATTGAAGTTAGAGGTAAAAGTAGCATCCCAAGCACCACTTTACGAGATCAATTTGGTGCCGACCCTAATCAACCACTCTTCATCTTAGATGGATTTCCCACTACCCTCCAAACCATTGTAGATTTAGACATGAATAGGGTTGGATCGGTAACCATTCTAAAAGATGCAGCCTCTACAGCTTTATATGGTTCTCAAGCCTCTAACGGTGTAGTGGTAATCGAAACCGTTAAGCCAAAGCCAGGCGAACTCAGGTTTTCTTATAGTCAGGATTTTAGGTTCGAAATGCCAGACCTTTCTGCCTACAACATGATGAATGCCGCTGAGAAATTAGAATTTGAACGCTTATCTGGTCGTTACATCCCAAGTACGGGAGGACAACCTGAGCAAGAAATTTACTTAGATCAGCTCTATAACGCCCACCTTGCTAATGTGAGAAAAGGCATAAATAGCTATTGGTTAAGTGATCCCGTTCAAAATGGTTATTCTACCAACTCTTCAATTAGTGCATCTGGTGGAGATAATGCTTTTACCTATGGTGTTGGCGTCAACTATAGAATTGGTGAAGGCACGATGAAAGGTGTAGGAACAGATATTGGAGGAGGTTCGACAACAGCTTCAGGAAGAGATACCTATAGTGGTAGCATTAATTTAACCTATCGAAAAAACAATCTCAACTTAAACAACATTACTTACATCAGAGGTTATTCAAGTACAGAATCTCCTTATGGCAATTTTTCAACATGGGTAAATACTAATCCATATTATGAAAAATCAATGAATAGGTATCTTGAGGAATCGAGAACCAGTAATGGACTTACCTTACAGGTGAGTAATCCATTATTTGATGCCATGCAACCACAGTATAACAGGACAAAAAACTTAGAAGTTCAGAACAACCTCAACCTCAATTACGACATTAATAATGCGTTGAAGTTAACTGGTGGCTTACAAATTACAAAAGGAAATACAAGTACCGAAGTTTATAAATCGCCAGACATGAGCGCATTTATCAACACTCCTACGCTAAGGAAGGGAAAATACACTGATACCAGGGCTAGTAACTTTTCTTATCAGGCCAATTTAATGTTAACCTATCATACGGTATTAGCAGAAGACCATATCATCAATGCCAACTTCAGAAATACCATATCAGAAAGCGAAAACAGGAGTTATAGTAGCGTAGCTGAAGGTTTTCCAGCAGGAAATTTAGGTAACCCTAGATTTGCCTATAGCTATATGGAAGGTGGAGCCCCAACCGCCTCAAGTAATGTTTTCAGAACATTGAACAGTACGGTTTCCGTTAACTATTCTTATCGAAACAAATACTTATTTGATGCACTTTATCGCCTCGATGGCTCTACGTCTTATGGTAGCAACAAACAATTCTCTCCATATTATTCATTCGGCTTGGGATGGAACCTCCATAACGAAGAGTTTATCAAAAGCACAAGCTGGATCAATACATTAAGGTTAACAGCTAACATTGGAGTTACAGGCAATCAGAATTTTGCTAATATCAGCTCTCTTTCTGTGTATAACTACAACAGTAACACAAACTATAATGTATTTGGTCAAGGGGTAAGCTTAACTACTTTGGGCAATCCAAACTTGGAGCCACAAAAAACGCGTCAAATAAGCAGTTCATTAGAATTTACCTTATTCAAAAACAGATTTACAGGTTATGTTAATGCGTACGACAAAAGTACCAACCCACTTATTGTCCCTGTAGATTTACCATCATCTACAGGGGTGTTTAATTACCCATATAATGTTGGTAGTTTAACTTATAGAGGTATCGAAGCTAAGTTTACTTATTTCCCTGTTTACAATTTGGCCGAGCGCATTACTTGGAGCGTTGGCATATTTGGCTCTATGTTTAAGAGCAAATATGGAGATATCGGGAACTCGTTAACCTCCCTAAACAAACAACAAGAAAACAACAAAACCACTGTTAGGTATCAAGATGGTTATAGCGCCGAGGCCATTTGGGCTATCAAATCAATGGGTATTGACCCTGCTACCGGAAGAGAGGTTTTCTTAACAAAAGACGGACAGTATACTTTTGATTACGCTACAGCAAATATTGTTAACGTGGGCAATACGACGCCAGTGGTTGAAGGAGTAGTTTCTAACAATTTTAGGTATAAAAGCTTTTCATTGGGTTTTAGCTTACGTTATAAATTAGGTGGCGATGTATTCAATTCTGCATTGTTTGACAAAGTAGAAAACATCAGCTTTGTTAGCGTTACCAATAACCAAGATAAACGTGCGCTTTACGATAGATGGAAAAAACCTGGCGACTTAGCACAGTTTAAAGGTATTTCTCAAACCGCAACCACGCCAATTTCTTCACGCTTTGTGCAAAAAGAAAATGCCTTAACCATTGAGTCTGTAAATATCGGTTACCTTTTAGACAATTCTAAATGGGTAAAAAGCTTAGGACTTAGAAGCCTACAACTTAACGCATTTACAAACGACTTCTACACCCTATCCAATGTAAGAAGGGAACGTGGTATAAATTATCCTTATGCTCAAACAATTGCTTTTTCTTTAAAAGCCTCATTTTAA
- a CDS encoding FecR family protein, producing MKNIAAKELLKKYKEGNCTETELALLESWYLTSDNEKIDLSIEQLNAAKSQVWTILPIHQREKKNVKLWPKLASIASAAVVLICLSFSLYFYLNKHNNPAKTTQAVAKILPGGKKATLTLANGVSISLNEANIGKIGDQGGSSIFKTEDGQLTYNTSKAAATSQINLLTIPNGGYYNLTLEDGTKVWLNSASSLKYPTIFNGNERIVELTGEGYFEVAHNASKPFKVIANNQTVQVLGTHFNINAYHDENSIATTLVEGSVRVSTKNAANVLIPGQQANVIGDLIKVKAVNVDDETAWIHNEFVFNNEDMGSIMRKISRWYDVEVQCPSDLSRMVFTGSVSRSKNIKQVLRIMELTESAHFNFQGRRITVMP from the coding sequence ATGAAAAACATAGCGGCAAAAGAACTACTCAAAAAATATAAGGAAGGCAATTGCACTGAAACAGAATTAGCGCTATTAGAGAGCTGGTACCTAACATCAGACAACGAAAAAATCGACCTTTCTATCGAACAACTAAATGCGGCAAAAAGCCAAGTTTGGACAATATTACCTATCCACCAACGCGAAAAGAAAAATGTTAAACTCTGGCCAAAACTGGCTAGCATCGCCAGTGCTGCAGTGGTATTAATTTGCCTATCTTTTAGTTTGTATTTCTACCTCAATAAGCATAACAATCCCGCCAAAACAACTCAAGCTGTTGCCAAAATTTTACCAGGAGGTAAAAAAGCAACATTAACCCTGGCAAATGGAGTATCCATTTCATTAAATGAAGCGAACATTGGAAAAATAGGCGACCAGGGTGGCTCGAGTATTTTTAAAACCGAAGATGGGCAATTGACTTATAATACTAGTAAAGCAGCAGCTACATCACAAATAAACTTATTGACCATACCTAATGGAGGTTATTATAATTTAACATTAGAAGACGGCACTAAGGTTTGGCTTAACTCGGCTTCCAGCTTAAAATACCCTACAATATTTAATGGAAATGAAAGGATAGTGGAATTAACAGGCGAAGGATACTTTGAAGTAGCCCATAACGCCAGCAAACCTTTTAAGGTGATAGCCAACAACCAAACTGTACAAGTATTGGGTACCCATTTCAACATCAATGCTTACCATGACGAAAATAGTATAGCGACCACACTAGTCGAAGGTAGTGTGAGGGTAAGCACCAAAAATGCAGCTAATGTGTTAATACCTGGCCAACAAGCCAATGTAATAGGGGATTTAATAAAGGTTAAAGCTGTTAATGTAGATGATGAAACGGCTTGGATACACAATGAATTTGTATTTAACAATGAAGACATGGGGAGTATCATGAGAAAAATATCAAGATGGTATGATGTTGAAGTACAATGCCCAAGTGATTTATCAAGAATGGTATTTACCGGTTCTGTTTCTAGATCAAAAAACATCAAACAAGTATTAAGAATAATGGAATTAACAGAGAGTGCTCACTTTAACTTTCAAGGAAGGAGGATTACTGTTATGCCGTAA
- a CDS encoding RNA polymerase sigma-70 factor yields the protein MLLDTSPSDTELIELLKSDDALAYTIIYNKYFDVLYLHAYQKLRDKEEAQDLLHELFAQLWNKRNSLVINSSLSGYLYTAVRNKVLDVISHQEVESKYIKSLQGYIEQGYCITDHSIREKQLSALIESGIASLPTKMREVFDLSRKEKLSHKEIAAQLNISEQTVKKQINNALKILRSKLGMMLFVSL from the coding sequence ATGTTGCTAGACACCTCTCCTTCTGATACCGAATTGATTGAATTGCTAAAGAGTGATGATGCCTTAGCTTACACCATCATTTACAATAAATATTTTGATGTATTATACTTACACGCTTATCAAAAACTACGCGACAAGGAGGAAGCCCAAGATCTACTGCATGAACTTTTTGCACAACTGTGGAACAAAAGAAATTCATTAGTTATTAATTCTAGCCTATCCGGATATCTATACACTGCAGTTAGAAACAAGGTTTTAGATGTAATCTCACATCAAGAAGTAGAATCGAAATACATTAAATCTTTACAGGGTTACATAGAACAAGGTTACTGTATTACAGACCATAGCATAAGAGAGAAACAGCTTTCTGCCCTGATCGAAAGTGGTATTGCCAGTTTACCAACAAAAATGAGGGAAGTATTTGATTTAAGCCGGAAAGAAAAGTTAAGCCATAAAGAAATAGCCGCCCAATTAAATATCTCTGAGCAAACCGTAAAGAAACAAATAAACAATGCGCTTAAAATATTGCGCAGTAAGCTCGGAATGATGCTTTTTGTGAGTCTTTAA